The following proteins come from a genomic window of Edaphobacter sp. 4G125:
- a CDS encoding flagellar biosynthetic protein FliO, whose amino-acid sequence MQNAFWRTDWNRQQRNGLAGMLMAFWANRRSLKAGVLSQMELIETLPLGGKRELMLVQCAGKRFVVGSGSDSIDSIVLLDSESTSATQDNL is encoded by the coding sequence ATGCAGAACGCATTTTGGCGCACGGATTGGAATCGCCAACAGCGCAACGGACTGGCAGGAATGCTGATGGCATTTTGGGCCAATCGCCGGTCCCTCAAAGCCGGCGTGCTAAGCCAGATGGAGTTGATTGAGACGCTCCCGCTTGGAGGGAAGCGTGAACTGATGCTGGTGCAATGCGCAGGTAAACGATTTGTCGTAGGAAGTGGATCGGATTCGATCGATAGCATCGTTCTACTTGATTCTGAGAGTACATCTGCCACACAGGACAATTTATGA
- the fliP gene encoding flagellar type III secretion system pore protein FliP (The bacterial flagellar biogenesis protein FliP forms a type III secretion system (T3SS)-type pore required for flagellar assembly.), with amino-acid sequence MRPGKCSWMLGVTVLCFSVSLSAQTLEAANRPESFRVKREPAALLTLHREAKRSSGSSAVRKTVNGVERNKVLQPTVIAKQSIENALEANHSVPWSIVLGLTLLTLIPALLLSITPMVRLLVVFHFLRQALGTQTAPSNQILMGLALMMTWFLMQPVLLEVEQQAIVPYRSGVVSGEEALRRGVEPVKKYMLRYAREKDLAVFASAAMPTRPQSKDDLPVQVVIPAYMLSELKAGFQIGAVLFLPFLLVDLVVASVTTSIGMMQLPPVVISTPLKILLFVMVDGWSLLTDHLIKSF; translated from the coding sequence ATGAGGCCAGGTAAATGCTCCTGGATGCTCGGAGTCACGGTACTTTGCTTTAGCGTCAGCCTCTCTGCGCAGACACTAGAGGCAGCTAATCGACCTGAGTCCTTCCGGGTGAAGAGAGAGCCGGCGGCTTTGCTTACACTTCATCGCGAAGCGAAACGGTCTTCCGGAAGCTCTGCGGTTCGGAAAACAGTCAATGGAGTTGAAAGAAATAAGGTACTGCAGCCTACGGTGATAGCGAAGCAGTCGATCGAAAATGCGCTCGAAGCGAATCACAGTGTGCCCTGGTCGATTGTCTTAGGGCTCACGCTTCTGACATTGATCCCGGCCCTTCTGCTGTCGATTACACCGATGGTGCGGTTGCTTGTGGTGTTTCACTTCCTGCGTCAGGCTTTAGGAACCCAAACAGCACCCTCCAATCAAATCCTGATGGGACTTGCGCTTATGATGACATGGTTTCTGATGCAGCCTGTGCTTCTGGAGGTGGAGCAGCAGGCGATTGTTCCGTATCGTTCCGGTGTCGTTTCGGGCGAAGAAGCGTTGAGGCGGGGAGTAGAGCCAGTCAAAAAATACATGCTGCGATATGCACGGGAAAAAGATCTCGCCGTTTTCGCTTCTGCAGCAATGCCCACCCGACCTCAGAGCAAGGACGATCTTCCCGTTCAGGTTGTTATTCCCGCTTACATGTTGAGTGAGTTGAAAGCCGGCTTTCAGATCGGGGCTGTACTGTTTCTGCCCTTTTTGCTGGTTGATTTGGTCGTCGCAAGCGTCACGACGTCTATCGGCATGATGCAACTACCGCCGGTTGTCATTTCGACGCCATTGAAGATCCTTCTATTCGTCATGGTAGACGGCTGGAGTTTGTTGACGGACCACCTTATTAAAAGTTTCTGA
- a CDS encoding flagellar biosynthetic protein FliQ, whose amino-acid sequence MSPDQTVEMMRRLLIEAMLLSAPLLVSACLVSLLVSLAQTLTGIQEQTLTAVPRLVVVSLVAMLTLPWTIHRLVNFTAHLFQDFHRYLG is encoded by the coding sequence ATGAGCCCAGATCAGACCGTAGAAATGATGAGGCGTCTGCTCATCGAAGCGATGCTTCTTAGCGCGCCCTTGCTGGTCAGTGCCTGCCTTGTGAGCCTGCTGGTTAGCTTGGCTCAGACGCTAACCGGCATACAGGAACAAACACTTACTGCTGTTCCAAGATTGGTGGTGGTCTCTCTGGTGGCGATGTTGACACTGCCATGGACGATTCATCGGCTGGTGAACTTTACCGCTCATTTGTTTCAAGATTTTCACCGGTATTTGGGATAG
- a CDS encoding flagellar biosynthetic protein FliR, translated as MELSSFGWPQLLVTGLLVMIRVSGLLIFAPFFSSIAITPRIKAGFIFALTVLLTPAVAVIPDAKAELDVMAVLGELGVGFVFGLTLMMLNEALMFAGTLLGMQFSFSLVNLMDPNSKIETPVLGQMLSWFGLLVLIGVGLDRTLLAAMVRSFRDVPVGHALMKIKTGTALAAMAGEIFLSGLQLAAPVIAAAMIVEVTVALIGKIAPQLPAMVLGIPLKTLISFGVLVGSLALWPGWIEHYFSRLLDAAERLIAV; from the coding sequence ATGGAATTGAGTTCATTTGGATGGCCACAACTTCTTGTTACCGGTTTGCTGGTGATGATTCGGGTCAGCGGTCTGCTGATCTTTGCTCCATTCTTTTCGTCAATTGCGATCACTCCAAGGATCAAGGCGGGATTCATATTTGCATTGACAGTTCTTTTGACTCCTGCGGTTGCAGTTATTCCAGACGCAAAGGCTGAGCTGGATGTGATGGCAGTGCTGGGCGAGCTTGGTGTGGGATTTGTCTTTGGGCTAACGCTGATGATGCTGAATGAGGCTCTGATGTTCGCCGGAACTCTTCTGGGGATGCAGTTCAGCTTTTCGCTGGTAAACCTAATGGATCCAAATTCAAAGATCGAAACTCCGGTGCTGGGCCAGATGCTGAGTTGGTTTGGATTGCTGGTCTTGATTGGCGTAGGGCTCGATCGGACGTTATTAGCGGCGATGGTACGCAGCTTCAGAGATGTTCCGGTTGGGCACGCACTGATGAAGATAAAAACGGGGACAGCGCTAGCGGCGATGGCTGGAGAGATCTTTCTTTCTGGATTGCAGCTCGCTGCACCAGTGATTGCAGCCGCCATGATTGTGGAAGTCACGGTTGCGTTGATCGGAAAGATTGCTCCGCAACTACCTGCCATGGTGCTAGGAATTCCATTGAAAACACTGATCTCATTTGGAGTGTTAGTGGGTAGCTTGGCGTTGTGGCCAGGTTGGATTGAGCATTACTTCTCGCGGCTTCTGGATGCAGCGGAACGGTTGATTGCGGTATGA
- a CDS encoding EscU/YscU/HrcU family type III secretion system export apparatus switch protein, which yields MSGQATEQATPQKKKKARDKGDIVRSRELLSAMAMLGGVVMLGTIAHGFSGTWQTIYFESLRSAGIGSTEGDQAWSETVRHMIQPMLLPVGLVLIASFGCSLLAGVVQSGGVQVHPNAMALKLERLNPVTNLKNLFSLRQTTRLMKSMIPAGIMVILGWGALKGVVLSSPVMSMTRLPATFTSAYHLALDASWLMLLWSALDYAVEWKSWNQRLKMSKQEVREEMKESMGNPEIKGKIRRIQNAMRRRKVKADLSRASVVITNPTHYAVALEFSFETMQAPVVLAKGRDLLAAEIREEAQWTGIPLVENPPLARSLYRMVEPGQSIPFELYAAVAGILAYLYRQRMEERMRRQQQTQRAPAWGAYPVMGAGMRGVGGGM from the coding sequence ATGAGCGGGCAGGCAACCGAACAGGCAACCCCGCAGAAGAAGAAAAAGGCAAGAGACAAAGGCGACATTGTCCGAAGCCGTGAGCTGCTTTCTGCGATGGCGATGCTGGGCGGCGTCGTGATGCTCGGAACGATTGCCCATGGATTTTCAGGTACGTGGCAAACGATCTATTTTGAGAGCTTACGTTCGGCCGGTATAGGTAGCACGGAGGGAGATCAGGCGTGGAGCGAGACCGTTCGTCATATGATTCAGCCGATGTTGCTGCCTGTAGGGCTTGTGCTGATTGCGAGCTTCGGCTGTTCTCTGTTGGCAGGTGTAGTCCAAAGCGGTGGAGTGCAGGTTCACCCCAATGCGATGGCGTTGAAGCTGGAGCGGTTGAATCCGGTCACTAATCTGAAAAACCTTTTTAGCCTCCGCCAAACAACGCGGCTGATGAAATCGATGATTCCAGCAGGAATCATGGTGATCCTTGGGTGGGGAGCGTTGAAGGGAGTTGTTCTGTCATCTCCGGTGATGAGCATGACGCGTTTGCCTGCGACATTTACAAGTGCTTATCACCTTGCACTCGATGCATCGTGGCTGATGCTTCTGTGGTCAGCGCTCGACTATGCAGTCGAGTGGAAGAGCTGGAATCAGCGATTGAAGATGAGCAAGCAAGAGGTCCGTGAAGAGATGAAAGAGTCGATGGGAAATCCAGAAATCAAGGGGAAGATCCGTCGGATTCAAAATGCAATGAGAAGACGTAAGGTCAAGGCGGATCTCTCGCGCGCAAGCGTAGTGATTACAAATCCTACGCACTATGCAGTTGCGCTGGAGTTCAGTTTTGAGACGATGCAGGCACCGGTTGTTCTGGCGAAGGGGCGTGATCTGCTCGCGGCCGAGATCCGGGAGGAGGCGCAATGGACAGGAATCCCCCTGGTTGAAAATCCTCCTTTGGCCCGCAGTCTTTATCGAATGGTTGAGCCGGGGCAGTCCATTCCGTTTGAACTATATGCGGCTGTAGCCGGGATTCTGGCCTATCTCTATCGGCAAAGAATGGAAGAACGAATGCGAAGACAACAGCAGACCCAGCGAGCCCCGGCGTGGGGTGCGTATCCCGTTATGGGGGCTGGCATGCGCGGTGTTGGAGGTGGAATGTGA
- the flhA gene encoding flagellar biosynthesis protein FlhA, with the protein MKIERAQGWSPAKLQALLLPITTIGVVFVMLIPIPGFVLDLLLATSITASVIVFLTAVQVRRAVDFSVFPTLLLLLTLFRLSLNLASSRRILLHGHEGTAAAGSVIEAFGQFVVGGNYVVGFVLFLTLIAIQFLVVSHGAVRTAEVTARFTLDALPGKQMAIDADMNAGLIDEQQARRRRQAIAREAEFYGAMDGAARFNQRDSMATILITVINIVAGLLIGVIQQGADLATAVKTYTILTVGDGLVTMIPSLLVSVAGGIVLTRASSAGALDQELGSQLLKGRTTLWISCGVLIVLALIPGLPKMAFILLAAGVALIARTLPEGQAVIAVAEVEAAPAKAKSNEIAAGENLASLLKIDELTLEIGFQLIPLVDEKQGGQMLNRVRALRRHLATELGFIVPPIHITDNLRLKPREYVMNLRGIEIARWQTEQNCLLAVNADPKARSLPGVETTEPAFGVAARWIQPGLEEQALAAGYSVVDQTAVIGTHLGELIRRHAHELLGRQEVKRLLDNMNESHPKLVEELVPKLMSLGEVQRVLQQLLREQVSIRDLGAILEVLVEAAQQSKAVVHLVESVRQTLGRGLIHPLLDEDGGLKVLMLDQGIENELIRTFDPQGASALLADGSRSGNIPSDFLRRVVNSVKHLTETGVTSALPVLLCSSPGRYYMRRWLEPFLPKLTVLSPVEIPPEIRVRSIGTVGS; encoded by the coding sequence GTGAAGATCGAAAGGGCGCAGGGATGGTCCCCGGCCAAATTGCAGGCATTGCTTCTGCCAATTACGACGATTGGCGTCGTGTTTGTGATGCTGATCCCAATCCCTGGTTTCGTACTGGATCTATTGCTTGCGACTTCGATTACAGCTTCGGTGATCGTGTTTCTCACAGCGGTTCAAGTTCGACGCGCTGTCGACTTTTCAGTCTTTCCTACGCTGCTTTTATTACTCACCCTATTTCGGCTGTCTCTCAACCTTGCCTCCAGTCGACGGATTCTGCTGCATGGGCATGAGGGAACGGCTGCAGCCGGTTCAGTAATCGAGGCTTTTGGACAGTTTGTCGTCGGTGGAAATTATGTTGTTGGATTCGTGCTCTTCCTCACCCTTATCGCAATTCAATTTTTGGTTGTTAGCCATGGAGCAGTGCGAACGGCTGAGGTGACTGCGCGCTTTACGTTGGATGCTCTGCCTGGCAAGCAGATGGCGATCGATGCGGACATGAATGCTGGTTTGATTGACGAACAGCAAGCGCGGAGACGCCGTCAGGCAATTGCGCGAGAAGCCGAGTTCTATGGAGCCATGGATGGTGCGGCTCGCTTCAACCAGCGGGATTCAATGGCAACCATTCTGATCACCGTGATCAATATCGTTGCCGGCCTGTTGATTGGGGTGATTCAACAGGGTGCGGATCTTGCGACGGCTGTAAAGACCTACACCATTCTTACGGTGGGCGATGGCCTGGTAACAATGATTCCTAGTCTTCTGGTTTCCGTTGCAGGCGGCATTGTGCTGACGAGAGCTTCTTCTGCAGGAGCGCTCGATCAGGAACTGGGGTCACAGCTTCTGAAGGGAAGGACGACGTTATGGATCTCCTGTGGTGTCCTGATTGTGCTGGCGCTAATTCCAGGACTGCCCAAGATGGCTTTCATTTTGTTGGCGGCCGGAGTAGCGCTCATTGCGCGCACTCTTCCTGAGGGACAAGCAGTGATCGCAGTCGCAGAAGTAGAAGCCGCTCCTGCAAAGGCAAAGTCTAACGAGATCGCTGCGGGGGAGAATCTTGCTTCATTGCTGAAGATTGATGAACTGACTCTGGAGATCGGCTTCCAGCTGATCCCTCTTGTTGATGAGAAGCAAGGTGGCCAGATGCTCAACCGGGTACGGGCGCTTCGCAGGCACCTTGCAACAGAGTTGGGGTTCATCGTGCCCCCGATTCATATTACAGACAACCTCCGATTGAAGCCTCGTGAGTATGTCATGAACCTTCGGGGAATTGAGATCGCACGATGGCAGACAGAACAGAACTGTCTGCTGGCGGTGAATGCTGATCCTAAGGCAAGAAGCCTTCCGGGAGTCGAGACCACGGAGCCTGCATTTGGTGTTGCAGCTCGTTGGATTCAACCGGGGCTGGAAGAACAGGCTCTAGCTGCAGGATATTCGGTTGTCGATCAGACGGCTGTCATTGGCACTCACCTGGGAGAGTTAATCCGGCGTCATGCTCATGAGTTGTTGGGACGGCAGGAGGTCAAACGTCTGCTGGACAACATGAACGAGAGCCACCCGAAGTTGGTGGAAGAACTAGTTCCGAAGCTGATGTCGTTGGGCGAGGTGCAGCGCGTTTTGCAACAGCTGTTGCGGGAGCAGGTTTCCATCCGCGATCTAGGAGCCATTCTTGAGGTGCTAGTTGAGGCGGCGCAGCAATCCAAAGCTGTGGTTCACCTGGTAGAAAGCGTGCGGCAAACGCTGGGCCGCGGTCTCATCCATCCACTTTTGGATGAAGATGGAGGGCTCAAGGTGCTGATGCTTGATCAGGGCATCGAAAATGAGCTGATTCGTACATTCGATCCGCAGGGGGCGAGCGCGCTTCTCGCGGATGGATCGCGTTCTGGGAATATCCCCTCAGATTTCCTGCGACGCGTAGTGAATTCTGTTAAGCACCTAACGGAAACAGGGGTAACATCGGCCCTTCCCGTGCTTCTATGTTCGAGTCCGGGGCGCTATTACATGCGTCGCTGGTTGGAGCCGTTTCTTCCAAAGCTAACCGTGCTCTCTCCTGTTGAAATTCCACCGGAGATCAGGGTAAGGAGCATCGGCACGGTCGGTTCTTGA
- a CDS encoding sigma-70 family RNA polymerase sigma factor, protein MNTGRSVSLTNSATPQWLGEISEEAGGMLAGRSLRKEGNEAGIGVADTGERDKLLLEHLPIVRYIARRIHERLPQHVDLEDLVSAGIVGLIDAFSKFDHTKKVQFKSYAQFRVRGAILDSLRTLDWSPRELRRKGRAVEEAIRAVTQRISRAPSEQEIATELKLSLAEYQQLLGDLKGLEIGSLHMERSEDSGDEELAYIPGSPEEDPLFRCLKGEMKQRLADAIDTLPEKERMVLTLYYYEELTMKEIGLTLGVVESRVSQIHSSAVLRLRSALATPGATGVSKEAEGRRRT, encoded by the coding sequence ATGAATACGGGAAGATCGGTATCGCTGACAAATAGTGCGACACCTCAGTGGTTGGGAGAGATAAGCGAGGAGGCTGGAGGAATGCTCGCGGGAAGATCACTCAGGAAAGAAGGGAATGAAGCGGGTATCGGAGTTGCAGACACGGGCGAAAGGGACAAGCTGCTGTTGGAGCATCTGCCGATAGTTCGATACATTGCGCGTCGCATCCATGAGCGCCTGCCGCAACATGTCGATCTGGAAGACTTGGTTTCAGCAGGTATCGTGGGTTTGATCGATGCATTTTCGAAGTTTGATCACACGAAGAAAGTTCAATTCAAAAGCTACGCTCAGTTTCGGGTTCGAGGAGCCATCCTCGACTCACTGCGTACGTTGGACTGGAGCCCTCGTGAACTTCGACGGAAGGGGAGAGCTGTTGAAGAGGCCATTCGTGCAGTGACCCAACGGATAAGTCGTGCTCCTTCGGAGCAGGAGATTGCCACTGAGCTGAAGCTGTCACTTGCCGAATATCAACAGCTGCTTGGGGACCTGAAAGGACTCGAGATTGGAAGCCTGCACATGGAGCGCTCAGAGGATTCGGGTGATGAGGAGCTGGCTTACATTCCGGGGTCTCCGGAAGAAGACCCCTTATTTCGCTGCCTGAAAGGAGAGATGAAGCAGAGACTGGCTGATGCGATTGATACCTTACCCGAAAAGGAGCGGATGGTTCTTACTTTGTACTACTACGAGGAGCTGACGATGAAGGAGATCGGACTGACTCTTGGAGTGGTGGAGTCGCGTGTCTCCCAGATTCATTCTTCTGCGGTTCTGCGTCTGCGAAGTGCTCTCGCGACTCCGGGCGCTACAGGCGTCAGTAAAGAGGCGGAAGGGAGACGCAGAACATAA
- a CDS encoding flagellar motor switch protein FliM gives MEKKLGQEDIDALFAAANASAKAKTTEVDKGPEKYVFSRAGQISNDQMRAITTVNDLFARNLMHSLGGWLRTPFRVKLVAGEQLPFSEFLERLSPMTYICSVRLEPLGAVGLLELDLGLVAPIVDVLLGGIGRSSTVRELTDIEETIMRSVVEMVGQELTLAWQPVGLEFVLEKRETEAQAARMMTLGEKTLCVSFEVRMPEIQGGLNLCLPAVVLNAILRRLISEGDRPRRRSKESATRMRESVKDASVEVVLQLPAIKLRASEIAELEPGSILRFAVPKHQRSDLIIGGLFMGKALPVRSGEHRAARLEEMVHVTEQVIQNSPEMTIH, from the coding sequence ATGGAAAAGAAACTTGGGCAGGAAGACATCGACGCACTGTTTGCCGCTGCAAATGCTTCAGCAAAGGCCAAAACGACAGAGGTGGATAAGGGGCCGGAAAAGTATGTTTTTAGCCGGGCCGGACAGATCAGTAATGACCAGATGAGAGCTATTACGACGGTGAACGATCTCTTCGCCAGAAACCTAATGCACTCTTTGGGCGGATGGTTGCGGACGCCGTTTCGCGTCAAGCTGGTTGCGGGTGAACAGCTTCCGTTCAGTGAGTTTCTGGAGAGATTGTCGCCCATGACTTATATCTGCTCGGTGAGGCTGGAGCCCCTGGGTGCAGTTGGTTTGCTGGAACTGGACCTGGGGCTGGTCGCTCCCATTGTGGATGTGCTGCTTGGCGGTATCGGTCGATCGAGTACGGTTCGTGAGCTTACAGATATTGAAGAGACGATCATGCGGTCGGTAGTCGAAATGGTTGGGCAGGAGCTTACGTTGGCCTGGCAGCCGGTTGGTCTCGAGTTCGTGCTGGAAAAGCGAGAGACGGAAGCCCAGGCAGCCCGAATGATGACTCTCGGAGAGAAGACGCTCTGCGTGAGCTTTGAAGTGAGGATGCCTGAGATTCAGGGCGGGCTAAATCTTTGTCTACCTGCGGTCGTTTTGAACGCAATCCTTCGACGGCTGATTTCGGAAGGAGACAGACCGCGACGAAGATCGAAGGAGTCAGCAACGCGCATGCGAGAGTCTGTGAAAGATGCAAGTGTGGAGGTCGTGCTACAACTTCCTGCGATCAAATTGCGCGCCTCAGAGATTGCGGAGTTGGAGCCGGGGTCTATCCTGCGTTTTGCCGTGCCGAAGCATCAAAGATCTGACCTGATCATTGGAGGATTATTCATGGGAAAGGCCCTCCCTGTGCGAAGCGGGGAACACAGGGCAGCAAGGTTGGAGGAGATGGTTCATGTGACCGAGCAGGTTATCCAAAATTCACCAGAGATGACGATCCATTGA
- a CDS encoding FliM/FliN family flagellar motor switch protein, which translates to MEQEITANEQASLDMKMDILCDIELDATLRFGSREMTLQEVLELGPGSVLELDRHVSEPMDLVVGDRIVARGEVVVSNGNFALRVIEVATPQLRLESIRCFF; encoded by the coding sequence ATGGAACAGGAGATTACAGCTAACGAACAAGCGTCGTTGGACATGAAGATGGACATTCTTTGCGATATCGAACTTGATGCCACTCTGCGGTTTGGGTCACGCGAGATGACGTTACAAGAAGTGCTTGAGCTCGGTCCTGGAAGTGTTCTGGAGTTGGATAGGCATGTGAGCGAGCCGATGGACCTGGTGGTTGGAGACAGGATTGTTGCTCGGGGAGAGGTTGTTGTCTCGAATGGAAATTTTGCGCTTCGGGTGATTGAGGTAGCGACACCGCAACTGCGACTGGAGAGTATTCGATGCTTTTTCTAG
- a CDS encoding putative peptidoglycan binding domain-containing protein has product MRSRRLLSSALVLATMFTPCFAKTHPRRGPTSPKRSTKRASTKPVAKHTGQRSIDDDRASQIQAALVRSGYMTEPSGHWDTATETAMQKYQSDNGWQTKIMPDSRAIIKLGLGPRNDTGSVASTMAAVQTSPQTSSDLNISQR; this is encoded by the coding sequence ATGCGGTCACGCCGACTTCTCAGTTCCGCTCTAGTTCTTGCAACGATGTTCACCCCCTGCTTCGCGAAGACTCACCCTCGTCGCGGCCCGACCTCCCCCAAACGTTCCACTAAACGCGCCTCGACGAAACCTGTTGCAAAACACACAGGACAGCGTTCCATCGATGATGATCGAGCGAGCCAGATTCAAGCAGCTTTAGTACGCTCAGGTTATATGACCGAGCCTAGTGGGCACTGGGATACTGCAACAGAAACAGCTATGCAAAAATACCAATCCGATAATGGCTGGCAAACGAAGATCATGCCCGATTCGAGAGCCATTATCAAACTAGGTCTTGGGCCACGCAACGACACGGGATCGGTAGCAAGCACAATGGCTGCGGTTCAAACCAGCCCTCAGACTTCATCTGATCTCAATATCTCGCAACGCTAA
- a CDS encoding trypsin-like peptidase domain-containing protein — protein MDISTSKFTSWFERAKNHRLTTTFALLATLSTGILVGSVITHGVSGKEQAPDSSDAKQLVIPSPTTLSNGFSQIVKQVGPAVVNINTESLPKQSQTKRNRRPGQPPQGYDGQGDMQDFFNRFFGNPGGGDDDSDGGPMGGERRALGSGFIVDPRGYIITNNHVVDKADKIYVRLSSDPDNPTDPGRAAKVIGTDKETDIAVIKIETDKPLPTIKLGNSDSAQVGDWVLAIGSPFGLSQTVSAGIVSAKNRSIDEPSPSGVSQSQFQRFIQTDAAINPGNSGGPLVDMAGQVIGMNTAIYTSSMGSMGVGFAMPANTIVNVYNMLIGPEHKVVRGSIGISFQSATSSAVGRVYGFKNGIIVSTVTPSGGAAKAGIKPGDVIVSIDGRQIKDGDDLVNDISARKVGSTVKLGYLRDGKQNTADVTIGDRAKTYADIAGDNDNDDNTPQESDAGQTKLGITVSAIPSPVAQKTGISRGVIVTAVRPGSFADENGLSKGAIITEINRKPVTDEASYRAIVNSLKSKDDVVFVIHSPNQKGGGNNYVGGTLP, from the coding sequence ATGGATATATCGACAAGCAAGTTCACCAGTTGGTTCGAGCGCGCAAAAAATCATCGGCTCACCACAACCTTTGCCCTGCTGGCGACGTTATCGACCGGCATTCTGGTTGGTTCTGTCATCACGCATGGTGTGAGCGGAAAAGAGCAGGCGCCAGATTCTTCCGATGCCAAACAACTGGTCATCCCCTCTCCAACGACGCTTTCAAATGGCTTTTCACAGATTGTGAAGCAAGTAGGGCCTGCCGTTGTAAACATCAACACGGAATCCCTTCCTAAACAATCGCAAACCAAGCGCAACCGTCGCCCTGGCCAGCCACCCCAGGGTTATGACGGCCAAGGCGACATGCAGGACTTCTTCAACCGTTTCTTTGGTAATCCTGGCGGTGGAGATGACGATAGCGATGGAGGGCCGATGGGCGGAGAACGCCGCGCCCTTGGTTCAGGCTTCATCGTCGACCCCCGCGGCTACATCATCACCAATAATCACGTCGTCGATAAGGCCGATAAGATCTATGTCCGCCTCTCGTCTGACCCCGATAATCCAACCGATCCTGGTCGTGCCGCGAAGGTTATTGGGACCGACAAAGAGACCGATATTGCTGTTATCAAAATCGAGACTGACAAGCCGTTGCCGACCATCAAGCTTGGCAACTCCGATAGCGCTCAGGTAGGAGACTGGGTCCTCGCGATTGGAAGCCCCTTCGGTCTCTCCCAGACTGTATCCGCCGGAATCGTCTCCGCTAAAAACCGGTCTATTGATGAGCCTTCCCCGTCGGGCGTATCCCAGTCTCAGTTCCAGCGTTTTATCCAAACGGATGCCGCCATCAACCCGGGCAACTCCGGTGGACCACTGGTCGATATGGCAGGACAAGTCATTGGCATGAACACCGCAATCTACACCAGTTCTATGGGATCGATGGGCGTAGGTTTCGCCATGCCTGCTAATACGATTGTCAATGTATACAACATGCTGATCGGCCCCGAGCATAAAGTGGTTCGTGGCTCGATCGGGATCAGCTTCCAATCCGCCACCAGTTCGGCAGTCGGTCGTGTCTATGGATTCAAGAATGGCATCATCGTCTCTACTGTCACACCTAGTGGCGGCGCGGCAAAGGCGGGGATCAAGCCTGGTGATGTGATCGTCTCTATCGATGGCCGCCAGATCAAGGACGGCGACGATCTTGTAAACGATATCTCTGCAAGAAAAGTTGGCAGCACCGTGAAGCTCGGCTATCTTCGTGACGGCAAGCAGAATACCGCCGATGTCACAATCGGAGATCGCGCTAAGACCTATGCTGACATCGCTGGCGACAATGACAACGACGACAACACTCCGCAGGAATCCGATGCTGGCCAAACGAAACTCGGGATTACGGTATCCGCCATTCCGTCTCCCGTCGCACAAAAAACCGGAATCAGCCGCGGCGTAATCGTTACGGCTGTCCGTCCTGGCTCGTTTGCAGATGAAAATGGTCTGAGCAAGGGTGCCATCATCACAGAGATTAATCGCAAACCTGTGACCGATGAAGCCTCCTACAGAGCGATCGTAAATAGCCTGAAATCGAAGGACGACGTAGTTTTTGTCATCCATTCCCCGAATCAAAAGGGGGGTGGCAATAACTATGTTGGAGGCACTCTGCCATAG